From a single Hominilimicola fabiformis genomic region:
- a CDS encoding O-antigen ligase family protein translates to MNSFILSSIAAFCHSFANAFRKSGLCKLLMKIYNGISGSWKNSSVMTWIRNIGQNESNSVAVRIVRCPFTFLTFIKKKIGKFVESNIKNSFICHWARVYIQNFMAVNTRFFGIMILATVVCYSIVGMHLSKIALIVGVIGAIMSVFNFNLMSFLNPSKVVSVIKSAAGFKNLDFEFYDEKYTNGKLRLVLALLCGIIVGVVMSVSKLYGLAIPFALFGMVLVMYAPITGVYAAVFLAPFMPTMILAGICLWTALSLVIKSLSDENFKWKFDGVGMCILLLLGVLLVSSLASFARMGSLKVWAMYLVFLIFYFVVVNTVKTKEQLYGLFKIFVISGALVALYGVMQYAFGWTTSNAWIDEEMFEDATMRVYSTLGNPNVLGEYLLLVLPVAAVYMLKNKWKELSKWAYGLMFLVLALCLVLTQSRGCWIGFMLSVVIFVTFYEGKWWGFIPIVLCILPFIIPQTIVDRIMSVGNMEDSSTSYRVYIWMGTLGMMKHYWLGGIGMGEAAFSQVYPFFSYNAIIAPHSHNLFLQLLVEAGISGLGVFLVMQIVFVKKMSDVYRMDDKKSMDSMLALALGSGVIGFLAQSMFDYTFYNYRVMAVFFMVLGLGLALKHLKTTD, encoded by the coding sequence ATGAATAGTTTTATACTGTCTTCAATAGCGGCATTTTGTCACAGTTTTGCAAATGCGTTCAGAAAAAGCGGACTTTGCAAATTGCTTATGAAGATATATAACGGAATATCAGGTTCTTGGAAAAACAGTTCTGTTATGACTTGGATCAGAAATATAGGTCAAAACGAGTCAAACAGTGTTGCGGTAAGAATTGTCAGATGTCCGTTTACGTTTTTAACTTTTATAAAAAAGAAAATCGGAAAATTTGTGGAAAGCAACATAAAAAACAGTTTTATATGTCATTGGGCGAGAGTATATATACAGAATTTTATGGCGGTGAATACACGTTTTTTCGGTATAATGATTCTTGCAACGGTTGTATGTTACAGTATTGTAGGTATGCACCTGTCGAAAATTGCTTTGATTGTCGGTGTTATCGGCGCGATTATGAGTGTGTTTAACTTCAATCTTATGTCGTTTTTAAATCCGAGTAAGGTCGTAAGTGTAATCAAAAGTGCGGCGGGATTTAAAAATCTTGATTTTGAATTTTACGATGAAAAGTATACAAACGGCAAGCTAAGACTTGTACTTGCACTTTTGTGCGGTATTATTGTCGGAGTGGTAATGAGCGTTTCAAAGCTTTACGGCTTGGCAATACCTTTTGCTCTGTTCGGTATGGTGCTTGTTATGTATGCACCGATTACGGGTGTGTATGCGGCGGTATTTTTAGCACCTTTTATGCCGACAATGATACTTGCCGGTATATGTTTGTGGACGGCTTTGTCACTTGTTATTAAATCGCTTTCGGACGAAAACTTCAAGTGGAAGTTTGACGGCGTGGGTATGTGTATATTACTTCTTTTGGGAGTATTGCTTGTATCGTCACTTGCATCATTCGCAAGAATGGGAAGTCTTAAAGTATGGGCGATGTATCTTGTATTCCTAATATTCTACTTTGTTGTAGTGAATACGGTTAAGACAAAGGAACAACTTTACGGATTGTTTAAGATATTTGTTATATCGGGCGCACTTGTTGCACTTTACGGTGTAATGCAGTACGCATTCGGTTGGACAACTTCAAATGCGTGGATTGATGAAGAAATGTTTGAAGACGCAACAATGCGTGTATATTCAACACTCGGCAATCCGAACGTACTGGGCGAATACTTGCTTTTGGTACTTCCTGTAGCGGCGGTATATATGCTTAAAAACAAGTGGAAAGAACTTTCAAAATGGGCGTACGGATTAATGTTCCTTGTGCTTGCGTTGTGTCTGGTACTTACACAGTCAAGAGGCTGTTGGATCGGCTTTATGCTGAGCGTAGTTATATTCGTAACATTCTATGAAGGAAAATGGTGGGGATTTATACCGATTGTGTTGTGTATATTGCCGTTTATCATACCGCAGACTATTGTTGACCGTATAATGAGTGTCGGCAATATGGAGGACTCGTCAACATCGTATCGTGTATATATTTGGATGGGTACGCTCGGAATGATGAAACATTATTGGCTCGGCGGTATAGGTATGGGTGAGGCGGCATTTTCACAGGTATATCCTTTCTTCTCATACAACGCTATCATAGCACCTCATTCACATAACTTGTTCTTACAACTTCTTGTTGAGGCAGGCATAAGCGGACTGGGAGTGTTCTTGGTAATGCAAATTGTATTTGTAAAGAAAATGTCTGATGTATACAGAATGGATGATAAAAAGAGCATGGACTCAATGCTTGCATTGGCTTTGGGCAGCGGTGTAATAGGATTTTTGGCACAGAGTATGTTTGACTATACATTCTACAACTACAGAGTAATGGCAGTATTCTTTATGGTGTTAGGTTTGGGTTTAGCGTTGAAACACTTAAAAACGACTGACTAA
- a CDS encoding glycosyltransferase family 4 protein codes for MKKIKVIEVSSDTNIGGAGKCLLTLLENFDYNTFDVKVVLPKNSLLKPHIDKMNIPVIEVDGIADKSLDFAAVKKLRMIFKRERPDIVHTHASMSARIAAKQAGAKVVYTRHSVFEPSKKISRGIGKVINGMINNHYADSIIAVAEAAKDNLTDTGVKESKIKVILNGVDGLTPVSTDEKRIIKERFNLPDGYKAVSIVARLEDIKGHDYFIEAADRLLQKGIKARFYIAGTGSYENHLKEKVKNMNRQEQIIFTGFISDVDKLMSITDVQANASFGTEATSLALLEGMSLGIPAVVSDFGGNPGVIKNGQNGYIVPKQNSKALADNLEVLLTDQKLYDYMSQGAKKIFQKTFTAQAMTKQTEQVYLDLMK; via the coding sequence ATGAAAAAAATAAAAGTAATAGAAGTGTCCTCGGATACAAACATAGGCGGTGCGGGAAAATGTCTTCTTACACTGCTTGAAAATTTTGATTACAACACATTTGACGTAAAAGTAGTTCTTCCGAAAAACAGCCTTTTAAAACCGCATATTGACAAGATGAATATACCTGTAATCGAGGTTGACGGAATTGCGGATAAGTCGCTTGATTTTGCGGCGGTAAAGAAACTTAGAATGATATTTAAACGTGAAAGACCGGATATTGTTCATACTCATGCAAGTATGTCAGCAAGAATTGCGGCAAAACAAGCGGGTGCAAAGGTTGTTTATACGCGTCACAGCGTATTTGAACCGTCAAAGAAAATATCGAGAGGTATAGGCAAGGTTATAAACGGAATGATTAACAATCATTATGCGGACAGTATTATTGCCGTTGCAGAGGCGGCAAAGGACAACCTTACTGATACGGGTGTTAAGGAAAGCAAGATAAAAGTCATTTTAAACGGCGTTGACGGACTTACACCTGTTTCGACAGACGAAAAACGAATTATAAAAGAACGCTTCAATCTTCCCGACGGATATAAAGCGGTGTCAATCGTTGCACGTCTTGAGGATATAAAAGGTCACGATTATTTTATCGAGGCGGCGGACAGACTTTTGCAAAAAGGAATAAAAGCAAGATTTTATATTGCCGGTACAGGTTCATATGAAAATCACTTAAAAGAAAAAGTTAAAAATATGAACAGACAGGAACAGATTATATTTACAGGTTTTATATCTGATGTAGATAAACTTATGAGTATAACCGACGTTCAGGCGAATGCATCATTCGGTACAGAGGCTACATCGCTTGCTTTACTTGAAGGTATGAGTCTTGGAATACCGGCAGTCGTTTCGGATTTCGGAGGTAATCCGGGGGTTATAAAGAACGGACAAAACGGATATATCGTTCCGAAACAAAATTCAAAGGCTTTGGCTGATAATCTTGAAGTATTGCTTACAGACCAAAAACTTTACGATTATATGTCGCAAGGTGCTAAAAAGATATTCCAAAAGACTTTTACGGCACAGGCGATGACGAAACAAACAGAACAAGTATATCTTGATTTGATGAAATAA
- a CDS encoding DUF4330 domain-containing protein → MSEKKAKFTAIDAIIILVILAVIVVGAIKILPSFTSGSEKEKVDFTVMVQNKDEDFANAITIGDDVTISLTEKDGGVVKNVESKPAVTMVYNSIDGTYSNEVIEGKYDVYVTIEADTDVSDLAIKAGGTAVKVGAEIPVRGKGYASTGYVIGIDD, encoded by the coding sequence ATGTCAGAGAAGAAAGCAAAATTCACTGCGATAGACGCAATAATAATCTTGGTTATACTTGCGGTTATCGTTGTTGGTGCAATTAAAATTCTTCCGTCGTTTACAAGCGGAAGTGAAAAAGAAAAGGTTGATTTTACAGTTATGGTTCAAAACAAAGACGAGGACTTTGCAAATGCAATCACGATAGGTGATGACGTAACAATCAGCCTTACGGAAAAAGACGGCGGAGTTGTGAAAAATGTTGAGTCAAAACCGGCTGTAACTATGGTTTACAACAGTATTGACGGTACTTACTCAAACGAAGTTATAGAAGGTAAATATGACGTGTATGTGACGATTGAGGCTGATACGGATGTTTCTGATCTTGCTATAAAGGCAGGAGGTACGGCAGTTAAAGTCGGCGCGGAAATACCTGTAAGAGGTAAAGGCTATGCGTCAACAGGCTATGTTATAGGAATAGATGACTAA
- a CDS encoding DUF4330 domain-containing protein — protein sequence MDKNGKIGGKVSIIDILVVVLVVAVIVGIVARYGSSVTGAVKSNKQFEYVLKVESVRQYTVDALEKKGKVTDKKSEKDLGEIVDVQVENATLQSTTASGELKNPELPGRYTCYVTIRATGKESDDNYILEDSTELSVGRNVDLYSKYVKTSGDIKSVKVVE from the coding sequence GTGGATAAGAACGGAAAAATCGGCGGAAAAGTAAGCATTATTGATATTCTTGTTGTTGTGCTTGTAGTTGCTGTAATAGTGGGGATTGTGGCAAGATACGGCAGCAGTGTTACGGGTGCGGTTAAATCGAATAAACAGTTTGAATATGTACTTAAAGTTGAAAGCGTAAGACAGTATACTGTTGACGCACTTGAGAAAAAAGGCAAGGTTACAGATAAAAAGTCTGAAAAAGACTTGGGCGAAATTGTTGATGTACAGGTTGAAAATGCAACATTGCAGTCAACAACAGCGTCGGGTGAACTTAAAAACCCTGAATTGCCCGGAAGATATACTTGCTATGTGACAATCAGAGCAACAGGCAAGGAATCGGACGATAACTATATCCTTGAGGACAGTACGGAATTGTCCGTCGGAAGAAATGTAGATTTGTATTCAAAGTATGTTAAAACTTCTGGCGACATAAAGAGCGTAAAAGTTGTTGAATAA
- a CDS encoding desulfoferrodoxin family protein produces MLYEPKFYKCGVCDAILESITPHCCDDLTCCGKPMELLKANELIALEEKHLPIVKREGNNLTVCVGRVLHPMSKEHSIQWIEVKSKYLEQRITLKKGDDPIATFEVPENVPVTVYSYCNLHGLWKTMS; encoded by the coding sequence TTGCTTTATGAACCTAAATTTTATAAATGCGGTGTATGTGACGCGATATTGGAGTCGATAACACCGCATTGCTGTGATGATTTGACTTGCTGCGGAAAGCCTATGGAATTATTAAAGGCGAATGAATTGATTGCTCTGGAAGAAAAACATTTGCCGATAGTCAAAAGGGAGGGGAATAACTTAACCGTATGCGTGGGGCGTGTGCTTCATCCGATGAGTAAGGAACACAGCATACAGTGGATAGAAGTAAAGAGTAAATATCTTGAACAGCGTATCACGTTGAAAAAAGGTGACGATCCGATTGCAACGTTTGAAGTACCGGAAAATGTGCCTGTTACGGTGTATTCATATTGCAATTTACACGGACTTTGGAAAACTATGTCGTAG
- a CDS encoding S-layer homology domain-containing protein, protein MNNLKKQILSVAVATSTVLSCVPVSMAAIPADVQGTRYEEPVQILSALNIMVGDENGAYRLDDTIIRSEVAKMAIHALGLEDAAESSKGQTMFDDVSAEHWANGYINLAVSQGIIEGDGDGNFRPNAPISYAEAMTIMVRATGYTVSAEENGGYPHGYMKTGTSNGLAKNVQGSYSDKISRGNVAYLTTNALESKLMEQTGFGSDGKYEITEKTLLKDKLKVTKDTGRITAIENTSLTGSSSLAKGQIKIDNKTYETAYNMNNLLGYNVTYYVKNEGKNDESVILAMPIQNQNNDLTISSELFSKLTTKNGNTAIEYFKDENTSKTNTAEISSDATLIYNGKYQAMDKNLIDLTDKSGNITLLDSNKNGKYDIVFVKNYENIVVDSVSSTGKIVDKYSQKVLKLDDTVDFRITKGLEEISVSDLAEYDVLSVAASLDKELYEVEVTNKTVEGKVTGKDSKGVLINGTKYKVAANYTDSIDIGSEGVFYLDIDGKIAALDGSTTLSSNYAYLMKAYYTKNTEKASFKLFTKDGKEVTLDANNKIKFNGKSNVKALDVVNSLNTSEDVTASQLVTYSTNADNKITAINTAVDNSESGAVNTDKFTKNYDLTNAKFSKTLSKVGNVRVDDNTVIFDITENTDDYAIRNIAMFEDGQTYNASVYDMSENYTAKVMVVTNSQINAAADSSIAVVKDIVKATNNDDEQTDMLVALVDGKEVSIYAESENILVNGDRKLQEGDIIQYKTNSKGEIVSIRLLLDITAKNNEFTLNPTDKLEIVYGKVTKKFSNSVNVSVNNSNTVNYTIPAETPVYSVDTTKSKNPITVAEISDIQNFDSDENNRIFIKIYDDIVSEIVIVK, encoded by the coding sequence ATGAACAATTTAAAAAAGCAGATTTTATCTGTCGCAGTTGCGACAAGTACAGTTCTTTCCTGTGTTCCTGTAAGTATGGCGGCTATTCCGGCTGACGTACAAGGTACACGTTACGAAGAGCCTGTACAAATTCTTTCGGCACTTAACATTATGGTCGGTGACGAAAACGGTGCTTACAGACTTGATGATACTATCATTCGTTCTGAAGTTGCCAAAATGGCAATACACGCACTTGGACTCGAAGATGCGGCAGAATCTTCAAAAGGTCAGACTATGTTTGACGACGTTTCAGCCGAACACTGGGCTAACGGCTATATAAACCTTGCAGTATCTCAAGGCATTATCGAGGGTGACGGTGACGGTAATTTCAGACCTAACGCACCTATTTCATATGCAGAGGCAATGACTATAATGGTTCGTGCAACAGGTTATACGGTATCAGCCGAAGAAAACGGCGGTTATCCTCACGGATATATGAAAACTGGTACTTCAAACGGTCTTGCAAAGAATGTTCAAGGCTCATATTCAGACAAAATTTCAAGAGGTAACGTTGCATACCTTACAACAAACGCACTTGAATCAAAACTAATGGAACAAACAGGTTTCGGTTCTGACGGCAAATATGAAATTACGGAAAAAACACTTTTAAAAGACAAGTTAAAAGTCACAAAAGATACAGGTCGTATCACAGCAATAGAAAACACTTCCCTTACGGGTTCATCATCACTTGCAAAGGGACAAATCAAAATTGACAACAAAACTTACGAAACAGCCTACAATATGAATAATCTATTAGGTTACAACGTAACTTACTATGTGAAAAACGAGGGTAAAAACGATGAATCGGTTATTCTTGCAATGCCTATTCAAAATCAAAACAATGATTTGACAATCTCATCAGAGCTATTCTCAAAACTTACAACAAAGAACGGCAACACAGCCATTGAATATTTCAAAGATGAAAACACTTCAAAGACAAATACCGCCGAAATTTCATCAGACGCCACACTTATTTATAACGGTAAGTATCAGGCTATGGACAAAAACTTGATTGACCTTACAGATAAGTCGGGTAACATTACACTTCTTGACTCAAACAAGAACGGTAAATACGATATTGTTTTCGTAAAAAATTATGAAAACATCGTTGTAGACAGCGTTTCTTCAACAGGTAAAATTGTTGATAAGTATTCTCAAAAGGTGTTAAAGCTTGATGATACTGTTGACTTCAGAATTACAAAAGGTCTTGAAGAAATAAGCGTTTCAGATCTTGCGGAATATGATGTACTTTCAGTTGCGGCAAGTCTTGACAAAGAGCTTTACGAAGTTGAAGTTACAAACAAAACCGTTGAGGGCAAAGTAACCGGTAAAGACAGTAAGGGTGTTCTTATCAATGGTACAAAATACAAAGTTGCGGCAAACTACACCGATTCAATCGACATCGGCAGTGAGGGTGTATTCTATCTTGATATAGACGGCAAAATCGCAGCACTTGACGGTTCAACAACTCTAAGTTCAAACTATGCTTATTTGATGAAAGCATACTATACAAAGAACACAGAAAAAGCGTCATTCAAACTTTTCACAAAGGACGGAAAAGAAGTAACTCTTGACGCAAACAACAAGATAAAATTCAACGGTAAAAGCAATGTTAAAGCACTTGACGTTGTAAATTCACTAAACACATCTGAAGATGTAACAGCAAGTCAGCTTGTAACTTACAGCACAAATGCAGACAACAAAATCACTGCCATAAACACTGCCGTTGATAACAGCGAAAGCGGTGCGGTAAACACTGACAAGTTCACAAAGAACTATGACCTTACAAACGCAAAATTTTCAAAAACTCTTTCAAAAGTAGGCAATGTAAGAGTTGATGACAATACGGTTATATTCGATATTACAGAAAATACAGATGATTATGCAATAAGAAATATCGCTATGTTTGAGGACGGTCAGACATACAATGCGTCAGTTTATGATATGTCTGAAAACTATACCGCAAAAGTTATGGTTGTTACAAATTCACAAATTAACGCAGCAGCCGATTCTTCAATCGCAGTTGTTAAAGATATTGTGAAAGCAACAAATAATGATGATGAACAAACAGATATGCTTGTAGCACTTGTAGACGGCAAGGAAGTATCAATTTACGCAGAAAGCGAAAATATCCTTGTAAACGGTGACAGAAAGCTGCAAGAGGGCGACATCATTCAATACAAAACCAACTCAAAAGGTGAAATCGTAAGTATTAGATTACTTCTTGATATAACCGCAAAGAATAACGAATTTACACTAAACCCAACCGACAAACTTGAAATAGTATACGGCAAGGTTACAAAGAAATTTTCAAATTCCGTAAACGTATCTGTAAATAATTCAAATACGGTAAACTACACTATCCCAGCTGAAACACCTGTTTACAGCGTGGATACAACAAAATCAAAAAATCCAATTACAGTTGCTGAAATCAGCGATATTCAAAACTTCGATTCAGACGAAAATAACAGAATCTTCATAAAAATTTATGATGATATAGTTTCTGAAATCGTAATTGTCAAGTAA
- a CDS encoding S-layer homology domain-containing protein, with the protein MKRVIKTASAILLALAMTTPAFAAPTDTDTTTDTPIATPTAAPSTSTRFTDINSEEFAWAKSYINDMAGKGFISGYEDNTFRPDNDVTRLEALSLFARAMGSNDSANTELLEIAHDKFDSVIKEYGLKWGTDEIAYLMYKGALKKTDLDTYLKDDEKDTPMKRYEAAIIITKAMGGEEKALSELGVVLDYTDAREVPSNAIQYVSYATDAGIMEGMGEGLFSPNTAVKRSQMAVMLSRTVDKTNYTFEKNKITAVDTENKTITATNSKGKETQYTYTDSTVIKSLGDEIQASRLVSGVEAVFVKSGNTLVSVDTVSSEPDRTITGRFVNSSVKSGVVSIKIKPDDSEENETYECASNISVTYDGSPATVRSFADGDVVTVNLVNGKIASLAGESKTTTISGATIEDMEIGDDIKITISHGNDAYNGKTYAVSSDVVVKKNTSTVDLSSIYKGDKVTLTLKYGVITQINATSSTKVIEGTIQSLTIATKSIMVVKVDNKEQTYEIPSGVQILINGEEKTLYDFRVGDIVKLTVESDAITKIVATSTQESSGSMSGVVTGINTSYGVISVQPEGSTDSKQAFCKDGNTTFVTAAGIAKKMKDIKVGQKVEIKGTISGGVFIGKLVVIVSE; encoded by the coding sequence ATGAAAAGAGTAATAAAAACAGCGTCGGCAATATTGCTTGCACTTGCTATGACAACACCTGCATTTGCGGCACCGACAGATACAGATACTACAACAGATACACCTATTGCTACACCTACAGCAGCACCGTCAACATCAACTCGCTTTACTGATATTAACAGTGAAGAATTTGCTTGGGCAAAGTCATATATTAATGATATGGCGGGCAAGGGCTTTATTTCCGGTTATGAGGACAATACATTCAGACCTGACAATGATGTAACAAGACTTGAGGCATTGTCGCTTTTCGCAAGAGCAATGGGGTCAAATGATTCTGCCAATACTGAATTATTGGAAATCGCACACGATAAGTTCGACAGTGTTATAAAAGAGTACGGCTTAAAGTGGGGTACTGATGAAATCGCATATTTGATGTATAAGGGTGCTTTGAAGAAAACAGACCTTGATACATACCTAAAAGATGATGAAAAAGATACACCGATGAAACGTTATGAGGCTGCTATAATCATAACTAAGGCAATGGGCGGCGAAGAAAAAGCACTTTCAGAATTGGGTGTAGTGCTTGATTACACAGACGCACGTGAAGTTCCGTCAAATGCTATTCAGTATGTGTCTTATGCAACAGACGCTGGAATTATGGAAGGTATGGGAGAGGGGCTATTCTCACCTAATACAGCCGTTAAGAGAAGTCAAATGGCAGTTATGCTTTCGAGAACTGTAGACAAGACAAACTATACATTTGAAAAGAATAAGATAACAGCTGTTGATACCGAAAACAAGACAATCACGGCAACAAATTCAAAAGGTAAGGAAACTCAATACACATATACAGACAGTACAGTTATAAAGAGCCTTGGTGACGAAATACAAGCGTCAAGACTTGTTTCGGGTGTTGAGGCAGTGTTCGTTAAGTCGGGTAATACACTTGTAAGTGTTGACACTGTATCAAGTGAACCGGACAGAACAATCACAGGCAGATTTGTTAATTCATCTGTTAAATCCGGCGTTGTATCAATAAAGATTAAGCCTGATGATTCGGAAGAAAACGAAACTTATGAATGTGCGTCGAATATATCGGTAACATATGACGGCTCACCGGCAACTGTAAGAAGTTTTGCAGACGGTGACGTTGTAACAGTAAATCTTGTAAACGGTAAAATCGCATCTCTTGCAGGCGAATCAAAGACAACTACAATAAGCGGTGCAACAATCGAAGATATGGAAATCGGTGACGATATTAAAATAACAATCAGCCACGGAAATGATGCTTACAACGGTAAAACATATGCTGTAAGCAGTGACGTTGTTGTAAAGAAAAATACTTCAACTGTTGACCTTTCAAGTATATACAAGGGCGATAAGGTTACACTTACATTGAAGTACGGTGTAATCACACAAATCAACGCAACTTCAAGCACAAAGGTTATTGAAGGTACAATTCAGTCACTTACGATTGCAACTAAGTCAATTATGGTTGTAAAGGTTGACAATAAGGAACAGACATATGAAATTCCGAGCGGTGTACAAATTCTTATAAACGGTGAAGAAAAGACGCTTTACGATTTCAGAGTCGGCGATATTGTAAAACTTACAGTTGAAAGTGACGCAATAACAAAGATTGTCGCAACATCAACTCAAGAATCATCGGGTTCAATGTCCGGTGTCGTTACGGGAATTAATACTTCTTACGGCGTAATCAGTGTACAGCCGGAGGGATCAACAGATTCAAAACAAGCATTCTGCAAAGACGGAAATACAACTTTTGTAACGGCTGCAGGTATTGCAAAGAAAATGAAAGACATCAAAGTCGGACAAAAGGTAGAAATTAAAGGTACAATTTCAGGCGGCGTATTTATCGGTAAGCTTGTTGTTATTGTTTCTGAATAA
- a CDS encoding AI-2E family transporter, whose translation MKRFEKYYGWIIAFVFCVAVIAVYKTFDNFNNITQYLAKIFDAVKPFFIAFIIAYILNIPAKRMQKWLSKSKKSFIKKHTLGISIITIYVLAIMAVLAILRMLIPALYKNIMDLYNNLPNYITSFQDYINNFEIIKKSSLFANGIDLYSEMNKIVTSIDMSQFGKYAQGVYNMTTGLFDIFVAVIASIYMLIDKERLKKGIFRLMGIFLKEKRANSITEHAKRINDIFTNYLYSRLMCSIIMAVVCSIVLMIMNVKYALILGLFIGAMDMIPYFGSIISFVISLIVTFITGGVWKGVWTGVVLLVLQQIDGNLLGPKIMGDSLEIRPLWIIFAVTVGGALFGFMGMLFSVPVLAIIRAIMSDYFTAREIKKMSEESENNE comes from the coding sequence ATGAAGAGATTTGAAAAATATTACGGATGGATAATTGCATTTGTATTTTGTGTGGCAGTTATCGCGGTGTACAAAACTTTTGATAACTTTAATAATATAACGCAGTATTTGGCTAAAATTTTTGACGCAGTAAAGCCGTTCTTCATCGCATTTATAATTGCGTATATCCTCAACATACCCGCAAAACGTATGCAAAAATGGCTTTCTAAATCGAAAAAGTCATTTATAAAAAAACATACGCTCGGCATAAGTATTATAACAATATATGTTTTGGCGATTATGGCTGTTCTGGCAATTTTGAGAATGTTAATTCCGGCATTGTACAAGAATATTATGGATTTGTATAACAATTTGCCGAATTATATAACTTCATTCCAAGACTACATCAATAACTTTGAAATTATCAAAAAATCAAGCCTGTTTGCCAATGGTATTGATTTGTACAGTGAGATGAATAAGATAGTTACGTCAATAGATATGTCGCAGTTCGGCAAGTATGCACAGGGTGTATACAATATGACAACGGGATTGTTTGATATATTTGTTGCGGTGATTGCGTCAATATATATGCTTATTGACAAGGAACGATTAAAAAAGGGTATTTTTCGTTTGATGGGAATATTCCTAAAAGAAAAGCGTGCAAATTCAATTACGGAACACGCAAAACGTATAAATGATATTTTTACAAATTATCTTTACAGCCGACTTATGTGCAGTATTATAATGGCTGTTGTGTGCAGTATCGTGCTTATGATTATGAATGTTAAGTATGCGCTTATACTCGGTTTGTTTATCGGTGCAATGGATATGATACCGTATTTCGGTTCGATTATATCATTTGTTATTTCACTGATTGTAACGTTCATCACAGGCGGTGTGTGGAAAGGTGTTTGGACGGGTGTTGTTTTGCTTGTCCTTCAACAGATTGACGGAAACTTGTTAGGTCCTAAGATTATGGGGGATTCGCTTGAAATCAGACCTTTGTGGATTATTTTTGCGGTTACGGTCGGCGGCGCATTGTTCGGTTTTATGGGAATGTTGTTCTCAGTGCCTGTTCTTGCTATAATTCGTGCGATTATGTCGGACTATTTTACGGCCAGAGAAATAAAGAAAATGTCAGAGGAAAGTGAAAATAATGAGTAA